One window from the genome of Metabacillus flavus encodes:
- a CDS encoding amino acid ABC transporter ATP-binding protein, translating into MIKVDKLHKSFGKNEVLHNISVSINKGEVVAVIGPSGSGKSTFLRCLNLLEVPTSGEIEIGGEKVTAPKAKINVIRQNLGMVFQHFHLFPHKTVLQNLTYAPTTVKGLSKAEAEEKAKALLVKVGLSDKANEYPSRLSGGQKQRVAIARALAMNPDVMLFDEPTSALDPEMVKEVLDVMKDLAHTGMTMIIVTHEMGFAREAADRVLFLDGGALVEDAPPAEFFAHPKTQRAQDFLSKML; encoded by the coding sequence GTGATTAAGGTGGACAAGCTGCATAAATCCTTCGGGAAAAACGAAGTATTGCACAATATTTCAGTATCCATAAATAAAGGAGAAGTGGTTGCGGTTATCGGTCCATCAGGATCAGGAAAATCAACCTTTTTAAGATGTTTAAATCTGCTTGAGGTTCCAACAAGCGGTGAAATTGAAATAGGCGGTGAAAAAGTCACTGCTCCTAAAGCGAAAATTAACGTCATCCGTCAGAACTTAGGAATGGTGTTCCAGCACTTTCATCTGTTTCCGCACAAAACAGTGCTGCAAAATCTAACCTACGCTCCGACTACTGTTAAGGGTCTGTCAAAAGCAGAGGCAGAGGAAAAAGCGAAGGCGCTTCTTGTAAAGGTTGGTTTAAGCGATAAAGCAAATGAATACCCGAGCCGTCTTTCCGGCGGTCAAAAGCAGCGGGTGGCTATCGCAAGAGCACTGGCTATGAACCCGGATGTCATGCTTTTTGATGAGCCGACATCTGCTCTGGATCCTGAAATGGTCAAAGAAGTACTCGATGTTATGAAAGACTTGGCGCATACAGGAATGACGATGATCATTGTGACGCATGAAATGGGCTTTGCAAGGGAAGCTGCGGACCGGGTGCTGTTCTTGGATGGCGGAGCACTTGTAGAGGATGCTCCTCCTGCCGAATTTTTTGCCCATCCCAAAACGCAAAGGGCACAAGACTTTTTAAGCAAAATGCTGTAA
- a CDS encoding YegS/Rv2252/BmrU family lipid kinase, with protein MKKTMLIINGNAGQKNVEKNLQIIVPVLTKASPHLLILQTQRALDAKRYCELYGEEMDIVYILGGDGTVHECINGLAQLKKRPAVGILPGGTCNDFARTLGIPQNLKEAVQVLSDGSKRKIDVLQASELYFLNFWGIGLITETSNNIVGAEKAMLGKISYFLSAFRTVQKMDPFPVHLKADDQEFNGEAVMVIVANGGFIGTNPLPYPGIKPDDGKADVFILKNTNLATIRDLLTMKDASQWDNNESDLLHFTGANMEITTETPMKADTDGEVYSGTPETIKVLNQHLEFLVPVEELK; from the coding sequence ATGAAAAAAACGATGCTAATCATTAATGGCAATGCCGGACAGAAAAATGTAGAAAAAAATCTGCAAATTATCGTACCGGTGCTGACCAAGGCAAGCCCGCATCTCCTGATTCTGCAGACGCAGCGTGCTTTGGATGCTAAGCGATACTGCGAATTGTATGGAGAAGAGATGGATATCGTCTATATTTTAGGTGGAGACGGTACGGTGCACGAATGCATAAATGGACTCGCTCAGCTGAAGAAAAGGCCTGCAGTTGGCATATTGCCCGGCGGAACATGCAATGACTTTGCGAGGACATTAGGTATACCGCAGAATTTGAAAGAGGCGGTCCAGGTTCTTTCCGATGGCAGCAAACGAAAGATTGATGTGCTCCAGGCGAGTGAGCTTTATTTCCTTAATTTCTGGGGAATTGGATTGATTACAGAAACCTCCAACAATATTGTGGGAGCTGAAAAGGCGATGCTCGGGAAAATCAGCTACTTTTTAAGTGCATTTCGCACGGTTCAGAAAATGGATCCATTTCCTGTCCATTTAAAGGCGGATGATCAGGAATTTAATGGCGAGGCTGTGATGGTGATTGTAGCCAATGGAGGATTTATCGGTACGAACCCTCTTCCTTATCCTGGTATTAAACCGGATGACGGAAAAGCGGATGTGTTTATATTAAAAAATACAAACCTGGCTACCATAAGAGATTTGCTTACCATGAAGGATGCGTCGCAGTGGGATAACAACGAATCGGATTTGCTGCATTTCACTGGAGCGAACATGGAAATCACAACAGAAACGCCGATGAAGGCAGATACTGATGGGGAAGTTTACTCCGGCACACCTGAAACGATAAAGGTCTTAAATCAGCATTTAGAGTTTTTGGTGCCCGTTGAGGAGCTGAAATAA
- a CDS encoding BrxA/BrxB family bacilliredoxin has product MNIDFNLFMNDVVRQARQEITAAGYTELTTADEVEDTLNQEGTTLVMVNSVCGCAGGIARPAAAHSVHYDKRPDRLVTVFAGQDKEATARAREFFTGFPPSSPSFALMKDGKLAAMVERHEIEGHEPMAVVAKLQEAFEQHCKEV; this is encoded by the coding sequence ATGAACATAGATTTTAATTTGTTTATGAATGATGTTGTCAGACAGGCACGCCAGGAAATAACGGCTGCAGGCTATACAGAACTAACAACAGCAGATGAGGTAGAGGATACATTAAATCAAGAGGGAACCACTCTTGTCATGGTGAATTCTGTATGCGGATGCGCCGGAGGAATTGCGAGACCGGCTGCAGCTCATTCTGTTCATTATGATAAGCGTCCAGACCGCCTTGTAACGGTATTTGCCGGTCAGGATAAGGAAGCGACAGCAAGAGCGCGTGAATTCTTTACAGGATTTCCGCCGTCCTCTCCATCTTTTGCCCTTATGAAAGATGGAAAACTTGCAGCAATGGTAGAGCGGCATGAAATTGAAGGCCATGAGCCGATGGCCGTTGTAGCAAAACTGCAGGAAGCATTTGAGCAGCACTGCAAAGAAGTATAA
- the scpA gene encoding methylmalonyl-CoA mutase, whose product MERVRLTAEHLQEAANTAAKETALPVFETNEKIQLKQWYSAEDASNTEESFPGLAPFTRGPYAAMYVNRPWTIRQYAGFSTAEESNAFYRRNLAMGQKGLSVAFDLATHRGYDSDHPRVEGDVGKAGVAIDSILDMNILFDGIPLDEMSVSMTMNGAVLPIMAFYIVSAEEQGVPAEKLTGTIQNDILKEYMVRNTYIYPPDMSMRIIGDIFKYTAQHMPKFNSISISGYHMQEAGAPNDIELAYTLADGLEYVRTGLKAGMDIDTFAPRLSFFWAIGMNYFMEVAKMRAARQMWARLMKPFNPKNPKSLALRTHSQTSGWSLTEQDPFNNVTRTAIEAHAAAMGHTQSLHTNALDEAIALPTDFSARIARNTQLYLREETGICSVIDPWGGSYYVETLTNDLMDRAWRLIEEVEELGGMAKAIETGLPKMRIEEAAARRQARIDSGMETIVGVNRFRLEKEDDLDVLNIDNTEVRNKQIERLKRLKAGRDEAKTEQSLNAITHSAETGEGNLLELAVDAARNRATLGEISFAIERISKRHQAVIRSVSGVYSSEYSNEEEISSVRKAADEFQEYEGRRPRILIAKMGQDGHDRGAKVIATAFADLGFDVDIGPLFQTPAETAAQAVENDVHVVGMSSLAAGHKTLLPQLKAELKKLGREDILIIIGGVIPYKDYDFLKANGAAEIFGPGTVIPAAAMKVLDKLYDVLGYEDAKEE is encoded by the coding sequence ATGGAAAGAGTCCGGCTGACAGCAGAGCATTTACAGGAAGCTGCAAATACAGCAGCAAAAGAAACCGCACTGCCTGTATTTGAAACGAATGAAAAAATTCAGCTTAAACAGTGGTACAGTGCAGAGGATGCATCAAACACAGAAGAATCTTTTCCGGGGCTCGCTCCATTTACTAGAGGTCCTTATGCAGCCATGTATGTGAACAGACCATGGACCATCCGGCAGTACGCAGGCTTTTCTACAGCTGAGGAAAGCAATGCCTTTTACAGGCGCAATCTGGCTATGGGTCAAAAAGGTTTATCGGTTGCCTTTGACTTGGCCACACACCGGGGCTATGACTCTGACCATCCGCGTGTAGAAGGGGATGTTGGAAAGGCCGGGGTGGCAATTGACTCCATTTTAGACATGAATATTCTTTTTGATGGCATTCCGCTTGATGAAATGAGCGTTTCGATGACCATGAACGGAGCAGTCCTGCCAATCATGGCGTTTTACATCGTTTCTGCAGAAGAGCAGGGAGTTCCGGCAGAAAAGCTCACAGGGACCATCCAAAATGATATTTTAAAAGAATATATGGTTCGGAATACGTACATTTATCCTCCTGATATGTCGATGAGAATTATTGGCGATATTTTCAAGTATACGGCTCAGCATATGCCGAAATTCAACAGCATCAGCATCTCCGGCTATCATATGCAGGAGGCGGGAGCGCCTAATGATATAGAGCTTGCCTATACTCTTGCTGATGGCCTCGAATATGTGCGCACCGGATTGAAAGCAGGAATGGATATAGACACCTTTGCGCCGAGGCTCTCTTTCTTTTGGGCGATCGGCATGAACTATTTCATGGAAGTGGCGAAGATGAGGGCCGCCAGGCAAATGTGGGCCAGACTGATGAAGCCATTTAATCCTAAAAATCCAAAGTCCTTAGCTTTGAGGACACATTCGCAAACATCCGGATGGAGTCTTACAGAGCAAGATCCGTTTAACAACGTAACGAGAACGGCTATAGAAGCGCATGCGGCTGCAATGGGTCATACTCAATCGCTTCATACAAACGCATTGGATGAAGCGATTGCCCTGCCGACTGACTTCAGTGCAAGAATTGCGAGGAATACGCAGCTTTACCTGCGGGAGGAAACTGGCATCTGCAGCGTTATTGATCCATGGGGAGGATCCTATTATGTTGAAACTCTTACGAATGATTTAATGGATCGTGCATGGAGATTAATAGAGGAAGTGGAGGAGCTCGGGGGGATGGCCAAAGCCATTGAAACCGGCCTTCCGAAAATGCGGATTGAAGAAGCAGCGGCCAGGAGGCAGGCACGGATTGATTCAGGAATGGAAACGATTGTCGGGGTGAATCGCTTCAGACTCGAAAAAGAAGATGACCTGGATGTTCTGAATATAGATAATACAGAAGTGCGAAACAAGCAAATTGAAAGACTCAAACGCTTAAAAGCCGGCCGGGACGAAGCGAAGACAGAGCAATCGCTTAATGCAATCACACATTCAGCTGAAACAGGGGAAGGCAACCTGCTTGAGCTGGCGGTAGATGCAGCAAGAAACCGTGCTACGCTTGGGGAGATTTCATTTGCGATTGAGCGCATTTCAAAAAGACATCAGGCGGTGATCCGATCTGTGAGCGGCGTATACAGTTCTGAATATTCCAATGAAGAAGAGATCAGCTCGGTCCGAAAGGCAGCCGATGAATTTCAGGAGTACGAGGGCAGAAGACCAAGGATTCTGATTGCAAAGATGGGCCAGGATGGACATGACCGAGGTGCGAAAGTGATTGCTACGGCTTTTGCAGATTTGGGGTTTGACGTGGATATCGGACCGCTTTTTCAGACACCTGCTGAGACCGCTGCACAGGCCGTAGAAAATGATGTGCATGTGGTCGGAATGAGTTCCCTTGCAGCAGGTCATAAAACCTTGCTGCCGCAACTGAAAGCAGAGCTGAAAAAGCTGGGGAGGGAGGACATCCTGATCATCATCGGCGGTGTAATTCCTTATAAAGACTATGATTTCCTTAAAGCAAACGGAGCAGCTGAAATTTTTGGGCCTGGCACGGTCATCCCTGCCGCTGCTATGAAGGTTCTGGATAAACTTTATGATGTCCTTGGATATGAGGACGCAAAGGAAGAATGA
- a CDS encoding amino acid ABC transporter permease — MNIDFSAIAGSIPFILGGLGITLKLVALSALFGFTWAIILALLKISRIKPLNWLADFYTSIFRGTPLVLQLLIIYFGLPQFIGTIEPYWAAVAAFTLNSGAYISEVIRAGILAVDKGQREAAMALGVPYNQTMKDIILPQAFKNILPALVNEFITLTKESAIVTVIGLGDVMRRSYQVGADMYKYFEPLLFAGLIYYVLVMILTMIGKLIERRLRQSD; from the coding sequence ATGAATATCGACTTTTCAGCAATAGCCGGTTCAATTCCCTTTATTCTGGGAGGACTTGGCATCACATTAAAGCTTGTGGCTCTTTCTGCTCTTTTTGGATTTACATGGGCAATTATTCTTGCCCTTCTTAAAATTAGCCGAATAAAGCCGCTTAATTGGCTGGCTGATTTTTATACATCGATCTTTCGCGGAACGCCTCTCGTTCTTCAGCTGCTGATTATATACTTCGGACTTCCTCAATTTATCGGGACGATCGAACCGTATTGGGCTGCAGTTGCTGCTTTTACACTTAATTCAGGAGCGTACATATCTGAAGTAATACGTGCGGGGATTTTGGCTGTAGATAAAGGGCAGCGCGAGGCTGCTATGGCTCTCGGTGTTCCATACAATCAAACGATGAAGGATATCATACTCCCGCAGGCCTTTAAAAACATCCTGCCAGCGCTTGTAAATGAGTTTATTACCCTGACAAAGGAATCAGCTATCGTGACGGTTATCGGGCTTGGAGACGTTATGAGACGTTCGTACCAAGTAGGTGCCGATATGTACAAATATTTTGAACCGCTGCTCTTCGCGGGACTCATCTACTACGTTCTTGTCATGATCCTTACCATGATCGGCAAGCTGATTGAAAGGAGATTGAGACAAAGTGATTAA
- a CDS encoding dihydrolipoamide acetyltransferase family protein, whose amino-acid sequence MGMEQMTMPQLGESVTEGTISKWLVSVGDQVNKYDPIAEVMTDKVNAEVPSSFTGIIKELVAEEGDTLEVGQVICKVEVEGGAPEEAPSSEQSAEEASETPEASADQPNKKRYSPAVLRLAQDNAIDLEQVNGTGAGGRITRKDLQQLIDSGTAPKAGAQSKPAETKIPEPAEMKKEAKAEEPARSQAQAAPASVSVAPGDIEIPVTGVRKAIAANMLKSKHEAPHAWMMVEVDVTSLVEYRGSIKDEFKKKEGFNLTFFAFFVKAVSQALKEFPQMNSMWAGDKIVQKKDINLSIAVATDDALFVPVIKQADEKTIKGIAREITELAGKVRSGKLGSNDMKDGTFTVNNTGSFGSVQSMGIINHPQAAILQIESIVKRPVVMNNGMIAVRDMVNLCLSLDHRVLDGLVCGRFLARVKEILENISKETTSVY is encoded by the coding sequence ATGGGAATGGAACAAATGACCATGCCCCAGCTTGGGGAGAGCGTTACAGAAGGTACGATCAGCAAATGGCTGGTTTCGGTAGGAGATCAGGTTAACAAATACGATCCGATTGCGGAAGTCATGACAGATAAGGTAAATGCCGAGGTCCCTTCCTCCTTTACAGGGATTATTAAAGAACTAGTAGCTGAAGAAGGAGACACACTTGAGGTGGGACAGGTCATCTGCAAGGTGGAAGTGGAGGGAGGGGCTCCTGAAGAAGCCCCTTCTTCTGAACAGTCAGCGGAGGAAGCTTCGGAAACGCCGGAAGCAAGTGCCGATCAACCCAATAAAAAAAGGTATTCACCAGCTGTTCTGCGCCTTGCCCAGGACAACGCAATCGATCTTGAGCAAGTGAACGGCACCGGAGCTGGCGGAAGAATTACCCGAAAAGATCTGCAGCAGCTGATCGACAGCGGAACAGCACCGAAAGCTGGCGCTCAAAGCAAACCGGCAGAAACAAAGATACCAGAGCCTGCTGAAATGAAGAAAGAAGCTAAAGCAGAGGAACCAGCCCGCTCTCAAGCTCAAGCTGCACCGGCTTCTGTTTCAGTTGCTCCGGGAGACATTGAAATCCCTGTAACAGGTGTAAGAAAAGCAATAGCCGCAAATATGCTTAAAAGCAAGCATGAGGCTCCGCATGCCTGGATGATGGTTGAAGTGGATGTAACAAGCCTCGTGGAATACCGCGGATCCATAAAAGATGAATTCAAGAAAAAAGAAGGCTTCAATTTAACCTTCTTTGCGTTCTTTGTAAAAGCCGTCTCGCAAGCGCTAAAAGAATTCCCGCAAATGAACTCCATGTGGGCGGGAGACAAAATTGTACAGAAAAAAGACATCAATTTATCAATCGCTGTCGCCACGGATGATGCATTATTCGTCCCTGTTATTAAACAAGCCGATGAAAAAACGATCAAAGGAATTGCCAGGGAAATTACGGAGCTTGCCGGAAAGGTAAGAAGCGGAAAACTCGGTTCCAATGACATGAAGGACGGTACCTTCACGGTGAATAACACGGGTTCATTCGGCTCCGTGCAGTCAATGGGAATTATCAACCACCCGCAGGCTGCCATCCTCCAAATCGAGTCGATCGTAAAGCGCCCGGTTGTGATGAACAATGGAATGATTGCCGTCCGAGATATGGTTAACCTGTGTTTATCTCTTGATCATCGTGTACTGGACGGTCTGGTTTGCGGACGTTTCCTTGCAAGAGTGAAAGAAATACTCGAAAATATTTCGAAAGAAACGACATCTGTTTATTAA
- a CDS encoding transporter substrate-binding domain-containing protein, translating into MKKWLLLAIGLVIASMLAACGSSEETSEDGGKEKKVIKMATSADYPPFEYKDTTKGDDIIGFDIDLVNALADELGYKVEIQDLDFNSLVPALQAKQVDMVLAGMTPTEERKKNVDFTDVYYTAKHMIVSKKGSGIKTVEDLEGKTVGVQLGSIQEGEAEKIAEKTKIKIENRNRIPDIVQEIKAGRFEAAIIEDTVAKGYFEKDKELEGFTMETGNEEEAGSAIAFQKDSKYTKEFNEALNKMKENGELEKLVLKWFGQDQKSE; encoded by the coding sequence ATGAAAAAATGGTTATTGCTAGCAATTGGCCTCGTTATCGCTTCTATGCTTGCCGCATGCGGATCTTCAGAAGAAACATCAGAGGATGGTGGAAAAGAGAAGAAAGTTATAAAGATGGCTACATCTGCCGACTATCCTCCATTTGAATACAAAGATACAACAAAGGGCGATGACATTATCGGATTTGATATTGATTTGGTTAATGCTCTGGCAGACGAACTTGGCTACAAGGTAGAAATTCAGGACCTGGATTTTAATAGTCTTGTACCGGCCCTGCAAGCGAAACAGGTAGATATGGTTCTGGCAGGAATGACACCGACGGAAGAACGCAAAAAAAACGTAGATTTCACGGATGTTTATTACACAGCGAAGCACATGATTGTGTCTAAAAAAGGAAGCGGAATTAAAACGGTTGAAGACCTGGAAGGGAAAACTGTAGGAGTACAGCTTGGTTCTATCCAGGAAGGCGAAGCAGAGAAAATCGCAGAGAAAACAAAAATTAAAATTGAAAACCGCAATCGTATTCCTGACATCGTTCAAGAAATTAAAGCAGGACGTTTTGAGGCTGCCATCATTGAAGACACAGTAGCTAAAGGATATTTTGAAAAAGATAAAGAACTTGAAGGATTTACAATGGAAACCGGAAATGAAGAGGAAGCGGGTTCCGCTATCGCTTTCCAAAAAGACAGCAAATACACAAAAGAATTTAATGAAGCTCTTAATAAAATGAAAGAAAACGGCGAATTGGAAAAGCTTGTTCTGAAATGGTTCGGTCAAGATCAAAAATCTGAATAA
- a CDS encoding methylmalonyl-CoA mutase family protein yields the protein MNKGQKTQEAFQDSTEQAWLEAVSKALKGKSADSLRTVSNENIILKPLYLKKDSVQVPEPGAAPYIRGTEKIKTMWKTAQSVNHCESIDHLVSALDSADEKGLNSFYLSSMRTILDQDNFQKLINLLKSSKLHFMIDFEEAPELMAFFAAEMKAFGAGTAGCDPYEAVMNGNLEDLDHALCWMMDYTEAAGGKKNQKTILFKGDLLHNSGANAVQELAYTFAKAIDFLNWCRQNGKSAELAAGKSAFSFSSGSQFFMETAKLRAARLLWSSIVSAFGGDLEAQKLYSHVKTSSFNKSRLDVHVNLLRTSTEAFSAVLGNADAITILPFDEVNGGSILSERAARNIHYLLSEESLLGKVNDPSGGSWYIESLTQELAKAAWDKILEIEENGGFLKVLRKGDIQAELSAGYQAQAESLNTQKKMMIGVNYYANPEDRIAAAEKHIHISLWPKESFSESRSKLDEGKKLSYETLNRKTGLIQSRRLAEPFEKLRMDAFEYTKRAGKAPYVQIAVLGSLKQFKPRLDFLMGLLASGGIEGSITPLAEADLNKTTFLCGNDQSYKEYKNEIFSFIKNANGEIYIVGKQPAEWEERLSVQNEAVLGMNRLAFLEELQNVLGVKN from the coding sequence ATGAACAAGGGGCAGAAAACACAGGAAGCTTTTCAAGACAGTACAGAGCAGGCATGGCTTGAAGCAGTCAGCAAAGCTTTAAAAGGGAAATCTGCTGATTCGCTTAGAACGGTTTCAAATGAGAATATTATTTTGAAACCGCTTTATTTAAAAAAAGATTCAGTACAGGTTCCAGAGCCTGGAGCAGCTCCCTACATAAGGGGTACTGAGAAAATAAAAACGATGTGGAAAACGGCTCAATCAGTCAATCATTGTGAATCGATCGATCACCTCGTATCCGCTCTGGACTCTGCGGATGAAAAGGGGTTAAATTCCTTTTATTTATCATCTATGCGGACAATCCTCGACCAGGATAATTTTCAGAAGCTGATAAATCTCCTGAAATCAAGCAAACTCCATTTTATGATCGATTTTGAAGAGGCTCCGGAGCTAATGGCGTTTTTTGCAGCAGAGATGAAGGCTTTTGGAGCGGGAACTGCAGGATGTGATCCATATGAGGCGGTGATGAACGGAAACCTTGAGGACCTTGATCATGCCCTATGCTGGATGATGGATTACACGGAAGCGGCCGGCGGAAAGAAGAATCAGAAAACGATTCTGTTTAAAGGGGATTTGCTTCACAATAGCGGCGCAAACGCCGTACAAGAACTAGCTTATACTTTTGCGAAAGCCATTGATTTTTTGAATTGGTGCAGACAGAATGGTAAATCAGCAGAGCTCGCTGCCGGTAAATCGGCATTCAGTTTTTCATCCGGATCTCAATTTTTCATGGAAACAGCGAAGCTCCGCGCAGCACGCCTGCTGTGGAGCTCGATTGTTTCCGCTTTCGGAGGGGACCTTGAAGCCCAAAAGCTGTATTCACATGTTAAAACGTCCTCCTTTAATAAATCCCGGCTGGACGTTCATGTAAATCTCCTCCGCACGTCAACCGAAGCCTTTTCAGCAGTGCTCGGGAATGCTGATGCAATTACCATTCTTCCCTTTGATGAGGTGAACGGCGGCTCTATTCTATCTGAACGGGCAGCAAGAAATATTCATTATCTGCTGAGCGAGGAGAGCTTGCTTGGAAAAGTTAACGACCCTTCCGGCGGATCATGGTATATCGAGTCGCTTACACAGGAATTAGCCAAAGCAGCGTGGGATAAAATTTTGGAAATCGAAGAAAACGGGGGATTTCTAAAGGTGCTTCGAAAGGGTGATATTCAAGCTGAATTATCTGCCGGCTATCAAGCGCAGGCTGAGAGCTTGAATACCCAAAAGAAAATGATGATCGGCGTCAATTATTACGCTAACCCTGAAGACAGGATTGCAGCAGCTGAAAAACACATTCATATCTCCCTCTGGCCAAAGGAATCCTTCAGCGAATCCAGATCTAAATTAGATGAAGGCAAAAAATTGAGTTATGAAACCCTTAATCGAAAGACTGGACTGATCCAGTCTCGCCGTCTAGCAGAACCCTTTGAGAAATTAAGAATGGATGCTTTTGAATATACAAAGCGGGCAGGCAAAGCCCCTTATGTACAAATTGCTGTTCTTGGAAGCCTAAAACAGTTCAAACCGCGTCTTGATTTTCTGATGGGTCTGCTTGCCTCCGGTGGAATAGAGGGCAGCATAACTCCTTTAGCTGAAGCCGATTTAAACAAAACAACCTTTTTATGCGGAAATGATCAAAGTTATAAAGAATACAAGAATGAGATTTTTTCTTTTATCAAAAATGCAAATGGAGAGATATACATTGTCGGCAAACAGCCTGCTGAATGGGAAGAAAGACTGTCCGTTCAAAACGAAGCTGTATTGGGGATGAACCGGCTGGCATTTTTGGAAGAGCTGCAAAACGTATTGGGGGTCAAAAACTGA
- the meaB gene encoding methylmalonyl Co-A mutase-associated GTPase MeaB, with protein sequence MMKRKRVHRPIDPNHLAEGILKGDRSILAQSITLVESNAERHFEAAQSLLEKVLSKRTGSIRIGITGVPGAGKSTFIDTFGTYLCKKGHKVAVLAVDPTSHVSKGSILGDKTRMERLSINPDAFIRPSPSSGTLGGVSRKTRETMLLCEAAGFDIILIETMGVGQGEYLVRGMVDFFLLLVLTGAGDELQTMKKGIMELPDLVVVNKADGGNLQLAKKAVQEYSTMLHFLKPYTEGWTTDALPASALKETGIREIWEKIEAFQKATKESGLFANRRRGQQKDWLHESIKDELLHAFYKNPSVMERLSAAEQNIAEEKAAVSSLVKELVDDFLKSRLF encoded by the coding sequence ATGATGAAGAGAAAACGAGTGCATCGCCCGATTGATCCCAATCATCTTGCTGAGGGGATTTTAAAGGGAGACAGAAGCATACTCGCTCAGTCGATAACTCTTGTAGAAAGCAATGCTGAGCGGCATTTTGAGGCAGCTCAGAGCCTTCTGGAAAAGGTTTTATCAAAAAGAACCGGCTCCATCCGAATTGGAATTACGGGAGTGCCCGGAGCGGGAAAGAGCACATTTATTGATACGTTCGGAACCTATTTATGCAAGAAAGGCCATAAGGTGGCAGTACTGGCTGTGGATCCGACCAGTCATGTTTCAAAAGGAAGCATTCTGGGTGACAAAACGAGGATGGAGAGGCTTTCCATTAATCCGGATGCCTTTATAAGGCCGTCACCTTCAAGCGGAACCCTTGGCGGCGTAAGCAGGAAAACAAGAGAAACGATGCTGCTTTGCGAGGCTGCTGGATTTGACATTATTCTTATAGAAACGATGGGGGTAGGACAGGGGGAATACCTCGTTCGGGGTATGGTAGACTTCTTTTTGCTGCTTGTCCTGACAGGAGCAGGCGACGAGCTGCAGACCATGAAGAAGGGAATTATGGAGCTTCCCGATCTCGTTGTTGTGAATAAAGCAGATGGCGGCAATCTCCAGCTTGCCAAAAAAGCGGTACAGGAATACAGCACAATGCTTCACTTTCTGAAACCCTATACTGAGGGCTGGACCACTGATGCGCTGCCGGCAAGCGCCCTTAAAGAAACAGGAATTAGGGAGATTTGGGAAAAGATTGAGGCATTTCAGAAAGCAACGAAGGAATCAGGACTGTTTGCAAACCGGAGGCGCGGACAGCAAAAGGACTGGCTCCACGAAAGTATAAAAGATGAGCTGCTTCATGCTTTTTACAAAAATCCGTCCGTGATGGAACGGCTCTCAGCAGCTGAGCAGAATATAGCAGAAGAGAAAGCAGCTGTTTCATCGCTCGTCAAAGAGCTAGTTGATGATTTTTTAAAATCAAGGCTATTTTAA